TTATAAAACAATCTGTAACTAAGACTGTACTGTGACCAAATTAACGACTAAACTTATTTATATCTTGTCTCGAAAAACTTCCAAAAATCTGTTACACACAGACGTAAAAGAaaggaaatgatttttaagtGGTCTGAAATGTTTACACATTTACTCACTATTATACTAGACGGACGCACATGTGCCTAATTATTTATGGATCACTATTAATATACTGATGATggcgatgatgatgatgatatatatatatactctTCCCTTGTCTTTTCATTCTTATTTTATCTTTCATTCGTACCGATTCTTATGAATATcaaattatcaataaaatcactCCATGTTTCGAAATTGTCTCGACTTTACGCGGGTATTTAATTTCACTGTAGCTTCATACGCTgctgaatgaatttattgaatttacttACCAATCATGctaatgatggaaatggtacatCTTGGGTGAAACACACAAGAAGACCGTATTTCCGTCATTTGTCCCATTGGCAGGTACATTAGACGTTTAATGATTGCTTCTCTCCAAAGATGTTTCCTACATAGGAACATTAAatcaaagttttctcaaataaaaatctgCACTCAACCCACATCCACTGTTTACAATTAATGAAACTCATTTAACTCTCTCCTTTCTTACAGGATCCAATAGGCCAATATGCAAGTCGAAACAGGCCTACCGAAATGGTCTGGACGTGTCCCTCCATTAGATTTAACGAACGTCAGTGTTTGTCCAAGTGAAACGGAAAAACGATGGCACAAAATACAGCcgatttcaaagaaaaattacgaCAACAGAATAGGAACTGACGGACTTCCCATAGGTATGATCTAATCTTAAGTATGGTCTCCCCTTACAAAAAACCACTCTGTTTTGCCTCAGTTTACCTAAACCAAGCTTCTGTTTAAAGAGTAAACAGAAAGAAAACGGAGTACTTTTTCGTAGGTTGTGGAAATCAGGGCTTAGTGTTAAATACAATTGTTCATGCAAATAATTTGTGTGTCCTCGGCGCTGTTAGATCAAATGtcctaattttgatttttccaatttaCTCGTCAGATCCCAGAGATTGGACCCGTGCAGACGTATGGAAATGGTTAACCAATTTAGCCCTGTCCGAGGGATTACAACCGTCACCAGAACTG
The sequence above is a segment of the Bradysia coprophila strain Holo2 unplaced genomic scaffold, BU_Bcop_v1 contig_70, whole genome shotgun sequence genome. Coding sequences within it:
- the LOC119083615 gene encoding ETS homologous factor, which gives rise to MQVETGLPKWSGRVPPLDLTNVSVCPSETEKRWHKIQPISKKNYDNRIGTDGLPIDPRDWTRADVWKWLTNLALSEGLQPSPELAQKFPMNGKALCLMTPDMYLARVPIGGKMLYRDFRCRLARALNLS